Proteins encoded together in one Rhodospirillaceae bacterium window:
- a CDS encoding FAD-dependent oxidoreductase: MAPNDQASFPSHIEQQLISHPDRPGGAPQNFAVIGSGISGLAAAWQLAERHNVTLFERDDRPGGHSHTVDLDLAEGRIPVDTGFIVFNERTYPNLTALFKHLGVFSRATDMSFAASIDNGSFEYSGTNLRGLFAQRRNLLRPRMWRMISDILRFYRHSRQATGSSSEDLTLGDYLSQSGYGANFIRDHLLPMGGAIWSTSADQMLQHPLQSFVRFCDNHGLLQLVDRPSWRTVVGGSRSYVTRLLADRDINLQLGARISAVSRDADRPTLHFADGSSRQFDAVILATHADQALGLIADPTALESQLLGAMRYQSNTAVLHGDATLMPRRASAWSSWNVISDSTDVLANAQICVSYWMNRLQNLPVKQPVFVTLNPNRSIREDLTWATFNYAHPLFDHQAMVAQRQLWKLQGQGGLWFCGAYFGAGFHEDGLQAGLAVAERLGDVRRPWSVADQSGRIHVPDLPAFPAIVPNAAILAV; encoded by the coding sequence ATGGCCCCCAACGACCAGGCATCCTTTCCTTCCCATATCGAGCAGCAGCTGATTTCTCATCCGGATCGTCCAGGGGGCGCCCCGCAGAACTTCGCAGTGATTGGCTCCGGTATTTCGGGCCTGGCTGCCGCCTGGCAGTTGGCCGAGCGCCACAATGTCACACTGTTCGAGCGGGATGACCGTCCGGGCGGGCATAGTCATACGGTTGATCTCGACTTGGCCGAGGGCCGTATCCCGGTCGATACGGGCTTCATCGTGTTCAATGAGCGGACCTATCCGAACCTGACGGCGTTGTTCAAGCATCTGGGTGTCTTCAGCAGGGCGACCGACATGTCGTTCGCGGCCTCCATCGACAATGGCAGTTTCGAATACTCCGGCACCAACCTCCGCGGCCTCTTTGCACAGCGACGCAATCTGTTGCGGCCGCGCATGTGGCGCATGATCTCGGACATCCTTCGCTTCTATCGGCACTCGCGCCAGGCGACGGGCAGCAGTTCCGAAGATCTGACCCTTGGCGACTACCTCTCTCAGTCGGGCTATGGCGCCAATTTCATTCGGGATCACCTGTTGCCGATGGGTGGTGCCATCTGGTCAACCTCGGCCGACCAGATGCTGCAGCACCCGCTGCAGTCCTTTGTCAGGTTTTGCGACAATCATGGCCTGCTGCAACTGGTTGACCGCCCAAGCTGGCGGACCGTGGTTGGTGGCAGCCGCAGCTATGTGACGCGCCTGCTCGCCGACCGCGACATCAACCTGCAGCTGGGTGCGCGAATATCTGCCGTGTCGCGTGATGCGGACAGACCCACCTTGCACTTCGCGGACGGCAGCAGCCGGCAATTTGACGCCGTGATCCTCGCGACCCATGCCGACCAGGCGCTGGGACTGATTGCCGACCCAACGGCGTTGGAAAGCCAACTCCTTGGCGCCATGCGCTACCAGTCGAACACCGCCGTGCTCCACGGTGACGCCACACTGATGCCGCGACGCGCATCGGCCTGGTCCAGTTGGAATGTCATCAGCGACAGCACGGACGTGCTGGCGAATGCGCAGATCTGCGTCAGTTACTGGATGAATCGCCTACAGAACCTGCCGGTCAAGCAACCGGTCTTTGTGACGTTGAATCCCAATCGCTCGATTAGGGAAGACCTCACCTGGGCGACCTTCAACTACGCGCACCCGTTGTTCGATCATCAGGCGATGGTGGCCCAGCGCCAGCTCTGGAAGCTGCAGGGGCAGGGCGGCCTTTGGTTCTGCGGTGCCTATTTCGGCGCCGGTTTCCATGAGGACGGCTTGCAGGCTGGGCTTGCGGTGGCGGAGCGTCTGGGCGATGTGCGCCGTCCCTGGTCGGTTGCCGACCAGTCCGGCCGTATTCATGTGCCCGACTTGCCGGCTTTCCCTGCTATTGTGCCGAATGCGGCCATTCTGGCGGTATGA
- a CDS encoding cupin domain-containing protein: MITHHPSEELIAAYAAGSLDEANALAIATHLTLCPACRREATCYEALGASLIEELPEMAMAQDALSATLARVRSGTTTMGTMGATQPSKHAPTSQIMLPAPLRHYVGGDVDAAKWRTLGPGIQHMPLVTADGVTARLLRIAPGRSVFDHSHGGTELTLVLNGSYLAQGQRFVRGDLEMADENTQHRPVAGAEDVCICLAVTDAPLRFGNWIGRLMQPFIGI, from the coding sequence ATGATCACCCATCACCCCAGTGAAGAGCTTATCGCCGCCTATGCCGCTGGTTCGTTGGACGAGGCGAATGCGCTGGCGATCGCCACACATCTGACCCTGTGCCCGGCCTGCCGGCGCGAGGCAACCTGTTATGAGGCACTCGGCGCGAGCCTGATCGAGGAACTGCCAGAAATGGCCATGGCACAGGATGCCCTGTCCGCAACGCTGGCGCGCGTGCGCAGCGGCACTACCACCATGGGGACAATGGGCGCGACGCAGCCCAGCAAGCACGCGCCCACCTCCCAGATCATGCTGCCGGCACCGTTGCGGCACTATGTGGGCGGCGATGTAGACGCGGCCAAATGGCGGACACTCGGCCCCGGCATCCAGCACATGCCATTGGTGACGGCGGACGGCGTGACTGCGCGACTGCTGCGCATTGCGCCAGGTCGCTCAGTCTTCGATCACAGTCACGGCGGCACGGAGCTGACCCTGGTGCTGAACGGCAGCTACCTCGCCCAAGGCCAGAGATTTGTCCGAGGCGATCTGGAAATGGCCGACGAAAACACTCAACACAGGCCCGTGGCCGGCGCCGAGGATGTCTGCATCTGTCTTGCGGTCACGGATGCCCCGCTGCGCTTTGGCAACTGGATCGGCCGCCTGATGCAGCCCTTCATCGGCATCTAG
- a CDS encoding SDR family NAD(P)-dependent oxidoreductase has protein sequence MTQKLWWITGGGSGIGRALAQSVAADGHKVVITGRRVQALEETASVSNNIFIQQADVTDASGLATIVAEIEARHGPIDVAILNAAQYQPMDLADFDARLFSQTINTNILGVANCLDPLLKRMAARRAGQIAVIASVAGYRGLPKAAAYGPSKAALINMVEALKPSADAAGIKLQLINPGFVETPMTEGNAFPMPFLMKSDEAVRQIRRGLDSQRFEIAFPWRFVLLLKLGRLLPARFYFAITRRMIGK, from the coding sequence ATGACCCAAAAGCTGTGGTGGATTACTGGGGGCGGCAGCGGGATCGGCCGGGCTCTCGCCCAGAGCGTTGCCGCTGACGGCCACAAGGTCGTTATCACCGGGCGACGTGTGCAGGCGCTGGAGGAGACCGCTTCGGTCTCCAACAATATCTTCATTCAGCAGGCCGATGTCACCGATGCATCTGGGCTCGCTACGATTGTCGCCGAGATCGAAGCCAGGCATGGCCCGATCGACGTAGCCATTCTCAATGCCGCGCAATATCAGCCCATGGATCTTGCCGATTTCGACGCGCGACTATTCAGTCAGACGATCAACACGAACATCCTTGGCGTCGCCAATTGCCTGGACCCGCTCTTGAAGCGTATGGCGGCGCGGCGCGCGGGTCAGATTGCCGTCATCGCCTCGGTCGCCGGCTATCGCGGACTACCCAAGGCCGCCGCCTATGGCCCGAGCAAGGCGGCCCTCATCAACATGGTGGAAGCGCTCAAGCCCAGCGCCGACGCTGCCGGGATCAAGCTGCAGCTGATCAATCCTGGCTTTGTCGAAACACCGATGACCGAGGGCAACGCATTTCCGATGCCGTTCCTGATGAAGTCTGACGAAGCCGTGCGCCAGATCCGTCGAGGCCTGGACAGCCAGCGGTTCGAGATCGCCTTTCCATGGCGTTTCGTCCTGCTCCTGAAACTTGGCCGCCTGTTGCCGGCGCGATTCTACTTTGCCATCACACGGCGCATGATTGGCAAATGA
- the shc gene encoding squalene--hopene cyclase has translation MSSRNLAAQSDFGVAALDGRLELGIDRAAEALLGLQREDGHWAFELEADATIPAEYVLLKHFLNEVDTATEAKIVRYLKKIQGDHGGWPLYHGGAFNISASVKAYYALKCCGEDINAPHMTRAREAILAFGGAVKSNVFTLIQLALFGQIPWRGVPVMPVEIMHLPRWFPFHLDKVSYWSRTVIVPLLVLMSKKPLARNPKKIDVQELFLVAPEKVANWYNMDRKGFWAVFFRVLDRILQRTDRLFPRSVRQKAIDKAVVWVTERLNGEDGLGAIYPAMANSVMMFDILGYKTDHPDYAIARRSIEKLMVFKDDEAYCQPCLSPVWDTGLVAHALLEVGGEAAARVTAATDWLKDRQILDVVGDWAAAAPGIRPGGWAFQYNNDHYPDVDDTAVVVMAMDRLDHARYKDSIDRAVEWIFGLQSKNGGWGAFDADNEYYYLNHIPFADHGALLDPPTADVSARCLSMLAQLGYKIDHPKVKAAVDYLLREQEPDGAWFGRWGTNYIYGTWSVLCALNAIGIPTDHPAMRKAVAFLESKQRADGGWGESGDSYWADKPRGEGPESTPSQTAWAVLGLMAAGEVDNTTVARGMAYLAETQKQDGTWDEQEYTAVGFPRVFYLRYHGYKSFFPIWAMARFRNLKQGNSQHVMYGM, from the coding sequence ATGAGCAGTCGTAATCTCGCTGCCCAGTCGGACTTTGGCGTTGCCGCATTGGATGGCCGCCTGGAACTGGGTATCGACCGAGCCGCCGAAGCGCTTTTGGGCCTGCAACGGGAAGATGGCCATTGGGCATTCGAACTCGAGGCGGATGCCACGATTCCGGCGGAATATGTGCTGCTGAAGCACTTCCTCAATGAGGTCGACACAGCTACCGAGGCCAAGATCGTTCGCTACCTGAAGAAAATCCAGGGCGACCATGGCGGCTGGCCGCTCTACCATGGCGGCGCCTTCAACATCTCCGCCTCGGTCAAAGCCTATTATGCCCTTAAATGCTGCGGCGAGGATATCAATGCCCCGCACATGACACGTGCGCGCGAGGCGATCCTGGCCTTCGGCGGTGCCGTCAAAAGCAATGTGTTCACATTGATCCAGCTGGCGCTGTTCGGGCAGATCCCCTGGCGCGGCGTACCGGTGATGCCGGTCGAGATCATGCATCTGCCGCGCTGGTTTCCATTCCACCTCGACAAGGTCAGCTATTGGTCGCGCACCGTGATCGTGCCGCTTCTGGTGCTGATGTCGAAGAAGCCCCTGGCGCGGAACCCGAAGAAAATTGATGTCCAGGAACTGTTCCTGGTGGCGCCGGAAAAGGTGGCAAACTGGTACAACATGGACCGCAAGGGTTTCTGGGCGGTGTTCTTCCGGGTCCTTGACCGGATCCTGCAGCGCACCGATCGCCTTTTCCCGCGGAGTGTGCGGCAAAAGGCGATCGACAAGGCCGTGGTCTGGGTCACGGAGCGGCTGAATGGCGAAGATGGCCTTGGTGCGATTTATCCTGCCATGGCCAACTCGGTGATGATGTTCGACATCCTCGGCTACAAGACGGATCATCCTGACTACGCCATTGCGCGCCGGTCGATTGAAAAGCTGATGGTGTTCAAGGACGACGAAGCCTATTGCCAACCCTGCCTGTCGCCGGTCTGGGATACCGGGCTCGTGGCCCACGCACTCCTGGAAGTGGGTGGCGAAGCGGCAGCCCGCGTGACGGCAGCGACCGATTGGCTGAAGGATCGTCAGATCCTCGACGTGGTGGGTGATTGGGCGGCTGCGGCACCGGGTATCCGGCCGGGCGGCTGGGCGTTTCAATACAACAATGATCATTACCCCGATGTCGACGATACGGCGGTGGTGGTGATGGCGATGGATCGTCTCGATCACGCCCGCTACAAGGACTCCATCGACCGCGCGGTTGAATGGATCTTCGGCCTGCAGAGCAAGAATGGCGGCTGGGGCGCCTTTGATGCCGACAACGAATACTACTATCTCAACCACATTCCTTTTGCCGATCATGGTGCGCTGCTGGACCCGCCCACCGCAGACGTTTCGGCGCGCTGCCTCTCGATGCTGGCCCAGCTTGGCTACAAGATCGACCACCCCAAGGTGAAGGCCGCGGTCGATTACCTGCTGCGCGAGCAGGAGCCCGACGGCGCCTGGTTCGGTCGCTGGGGCACCAACTACATCTACGGTACCTGGTCTGTTTTGTGCGCGTTGAATGCCATCGGCATCCCGACTGACCACCCTGCCATGCGCAAGGCCGTAGCCTTCCTGGAGAGCAAGCAGCGCGCCGATGGGGGCTGGGGCGAAAGTGGCGACAGCTACTGGGCCGACAAGCCGCGTGGGGAAGGACCGGAATCAACGCCCTCGCAAACTGCCTGGGCCGTGCTCGGCCTGATGGCGGCGGGCGAGGTCGACAATACGACGGTGGCACGCGGCATGGCCTATCTTGCCGAGACGCAGAAGCAGGACGGTACCTGGGACGAACAGGAATACACCGCCGTTGGTTTCCCGCGCGTCTTCTACCTGCGCTATCACGGCTACAAATCGTTCTTCCCGATCTGGGCGATGGCGCGCTTTCGCAATCTGAAGCAGGGCAATTCCCAGCACGTCATGTACGGCATGTGA
- a CDS encoding nuclear transport factor 2 family protein, with translation MNGTHADLLQEYLALWADASPSRDLSKLDQLTTADICFKDPINDVTGRDALKEIFRDAAAAISDQRVDILGIGWVGTQRAFVKWHYSGRLRRLGGRAWAVSGMSDMVLSSEGLVMSHEDHWDLAGGLYAYFPVLGWLLRRLRERLRLH, from the coding sequence ATGAACGGTACCCACGCAGACCTGCTGCAGGAATATCTGGCGCTCTGGGCCGATGCGTCGCCGTCCCGGGACCTGTCGAAGCTCGATCAACTGACGACGGCGGACATTTGCTTCAAGGACCCGATCAACGATGTCACCGGCCGCGACGCGCTAAAGGAAATTTTCCGTGACGCCGCCGCCGCGATTAGTGATCAGCGTGTCGACATCCTTGGGATAGGCTGGGTAGGCACGCAGCGCGCCTTCGTCAAATGGCATTACAGCGGCAGATTGCGTCGCCTTGGCGGTCGCGCCTGGGCTGTATCGGGGATGAGCGACATGGTCCTGTCAAGCGAGGGACTGGTCATGTCACATGAAGATCATTGGGACCTGGCTGGCGGTCTCTATGCCTATTTCCCGGTGCTGGGATGGCTACTCCGCCGCCTGCGCGAGCGATTGCGGTTGCATTGA
- a CDS encoding class I SAM-dependent methyltransferase — translation MSGLWEHLFSHALNHLRVGKLAVLFPDGRRHAVEGAEPGPDAELEIRDVRGLQRLLRGGDIGFAEAYMAGEVDSPDLTDLIELAARNESALADALSGKRLVRAWNRLRHLMRANTRSGAKRNIAYHYDLGNEFYGTWLDPSMTYSSAYFERGANELQAAQVDKYRRVAELAELAPGKHVLEIGCGWGGFAEVAARDFGCRVTGLTLSKEQLAFAQARMARQSLDGLVELRLQDYRDCPGRFDSIVSIEMFEAVGEAHWKRYFDVLRERLNQGGTAVLQIITIAEERFESYRRNADFIQRYIFPGGMLPTSTALRRLATDSGLLLRGEDGFAASYARTLREWRESFLHAWPRIQPLGFDERFRRMWTYYLAYCEAGFRAGSIDVVHLKLQR, via the coding sequence ATGTCCGGCCTCTGGGAACATCTCTTCAGTCACGCCTTGAATCACCTCCGCGTCGGCAAACTGGCCGTGTTGTTTCCGGATGGCCGGCGGCATGCGGTCGAGGGGGCGGAACCGGGGCCGGATGCCGAACTGGAGATTCGCGACGTCCGGGGCTTGCAGCGCCTGCTGCGCGGTGGCGACATCGGCTTTGCCGAGGCCTATATGGCAGGCGAGGTCGACAGCCCGGATCTGACTGACCTCATCGAATTGGCCGCCCGCAATGAAAGCGCCCTGGCTGACGCGTTGTCCGGCAAGCGTCTGGTGCGCGCCTGGAACCGGCTTCGTCACCTGATGCGGGCCAATACGCGGTCGGGCGCTAAGCGCAACATCGCCTATCACTATGACCTCGGCAACGAATTCTATGGAACCTGGCTCGACCCGTCGATGACCTATTCATCGGCCTATTTCGAACGCGGCGCCAACGAACTGCAAGCGGCCCAGGTCGACAAATACCGGCGTGTGGCGGAACTGGCCGAACTCGCACCCGGCAAGCATGTTCTCGAGATCGGCTGCGGCTGGGGCGGCTTTGCCGAAGTGGCGGCCCGCGATTTCGGCTGCCGGGTGACGGGCCTCACCCTGTCCAAGGAACAGTTGGCCTTCGCCCAGGCCCGCATGGCGCGCCAATCCCTCGATGGGCTGGTGGAGTTGCGCCTGCAGGACTATCGCGATTGCCCGGGTCGCTTCGACAGCATCGTCTCGATCGAGATGTTCGAGGCAGTGGGAGAAGCGCATTGGAAGCGCTATTTCGATGTACTGCGCGAACGACTGAACCAGGGCGGCACCGCCGTCCTGCAGATCATTACCATCGCGGAGGAGCGCTTTGAGAGCTATCGGCGCAATGCCGACTTCATCCAGCGCTACATTTTCCCCGGCGGCATGTTGCCGACCAGCACGGCCCTGCGCCGGCTCGCCACCGATAGCGGCCTGCTGCTGCGCGGCGAGGATGGATTCGCGGCATCCTATGCCCGCACCCTGCGTGAATGGCGGGAATCCTTCCTGCATGCCTGGCCAAGGATCCAGCCTCTCGGCTTCGACGAGCGGTTCCGCCGCATGTGGACCTACTATCTGGCCTATTGCGAAGCCGGCTTCCGGGCGGGTTCGATCGATGTCGTACACCTGAAGCTGCAAAGGTGA
- a CDS encoding DUF1365 domain-containing protein, with protein sequence MEQLAKIQSGIYCGTVMHRRVRPRAHYLRYGVFYLLLDLDELPQLDLRLLGVERKAPFSFRAKDHGDGSGDLKTWVRKCLVDAGIGTDLARVSLLTFPRVFGFVFNPISVYFCYGPENRLTATLYEVNNTFGGRHTYALAAEAGPAGTIRQSCAKRLYVSPFNDVSGGYRFAVRPPSAKIALSIDQHDADGHLLQAAFAGKRHELTDRALLRLLLVYPFLTLKVVAGIHWEALKLWLKGVPLHKRPQSVNNPPQSGQFGADQFGPGMRGDNHGGVTSESEPARVGT encoded by the coding sequence ATGGAACAGCTGGCAAAGATCCAATCGGGCATCTATTGCGGTACGGTCATGCATCGCCGGGTGCGCCCCAGGGCGCATTACCTGCGCTATGGTGTGTTCTATTTGTTGCTCGACCTCGATGAGCTTCCCCAACTCGACCTGCGACTGCTGGGCGTAGAGCGCAAGGCGCCTTTCTCGTTCCGCGCCAAGGATCATGGCGATGGCAGCGGCGACCTCAAGACCTGGGTCCGAAAGTGTCTGGTCGACGCCGGCATCGGGACCGACCTGGCTCGCGTTTCCCTCCTTACATTTCCGCGCGTGTTTGGCTTCGTTTTCAATCCGATCTCGGTCTACTTCTGCTATGGCCCAGAAAACCGGCTCACAGCGACGCTCTATGAGGTCAATAATACCTTTGGTGGCCGCCATACCTATGCCCTAGCCGCCGAAGCTGGGCCGGCCGGGACCATCCGCCAGAGTTGCGCCAAGCGGCTATATGTCTCGCCGTTCAATGATGTCTCCGGCGGGTATCGCTTTGCCGTGCGGCCGCCGTCTGCCAAGATCGCTCTGTCGATCGATCAGCACGATGCCGACGGTCACCTGCTGCAGGCGGCCTTTGCCGGAAAGCGCCATGAATTGACGGATCGGGCGCTCCTGCGATTGCTGCTGGTCTACCCCTTCCTGACCCTCAAGGTTGTGGCCGGTATACACTGGGAGGCCCTGAAGCTCTGGCTCAAGGGCGTGCCGCTTCACAAACGGCCCCAGTCCGTGAATAATCCGCCCCAGTCAGGTCAGTTCGGGGCTGATCAGTTCGGACCTGGCATGAGGGGGGATAACCATGGCGGGGTCACTTCGGAGTCGGAACCAGCGCGGGTCGGAACATGA
- a CDS encoding MFS transporter has translation MKWRGGYLVYGLPALALAVPTLPAHVLLPSFYAGPLGVGLAATGLAIFLARLVDVLSDPIIGHFSDQAGRRKPFIAVGAILAAVALVALFAPPEGAGPFYLGIWCSLLYISWSVVMVPYTAWGAELSSDYRGRSQIASWREGMGLVGITLAATLPAALQNIGYSLADSMLATALLAIALGAPALLLLLLWVPEVRRQVHHASGNLPAAFRAAASNAPFRRLLFAWFINGVANGLPAGLFPLFIVARMGAGEQELGVVLLVYFASALISLPLWLWLLKRVDKHRLWCLTMLAAIASFIWVPLLPFGSVVAFAGICIVTGFALGADLSLPPPCRPTSLTGTGCSTALSGQGCSLPSRACPGNCPLHSPSALPFPCCNFLDSIQKWVKRLAASRRRAAWPWP, from the coding sequence GTGAAGTGGCGCGGCGGGTATCTGGTCTATGGCCTGCCGGCGCTAGCCCTGGCTGTTCCAACCCTGCCAGCCCATGTGCTGCTACCCAGTTTCTACGCGGGACCGCTCGGGGTCGGTCTGGCTGCCACGGGCCTCGCCATTTTTCTGGCGAGGCTGGTCGATGTGCTCAGCGATCCGATCATCGGTCATTTCAGTGATCAGGCGGGCCGCCGCAAGCCGTTCATCGCGGTTGGTGCGATCCTGGCCGCAGTGGCCCTGGTGGCATTGTTCGCCCCGCCGGAAGGTGCGGGACCATTCTATCTCGGCATCTGGTGTTCGCTTCTCTACATAAGCTGGTCCGTGGTCATGGTCCCCTATACGGCCTGGGGGGCGGAACTCAGCTCTGATTATCGTGGCCGCTCGCAGATCGCCTCCTGGCGCGAAGGCATGGGACTGGTCGGGATCACCCTGGCCGCGACTTTGCCGGCGGCGCTGCAGAACATCGGCTATTCCCTGGCCGATTCCATGTTGGCGACGGCGCTCCTGGCCATCGCGCTCGGCGCCCCCGCTCTTCTTTTGCTCCTGCTTTGGGTGCCGGAGGTGCGGCGACAGGTGCATCACGCGTCCGGCAATCTGCCCGCGGCCTTCCGGGCCGCCGCCAGCAACGCACCCTTCCGCCGGCTGCTTTTTGCCTGGTTCATCAACGGCGTTGCCAACGGACTTCCGGCCGGGCTGTTCCCCTTGTTCATCGTGGCGCGGATGGGGGCAGGCGAGCAGGAGCTGGGCGTTGTGCTGCTCGTCTATTTTGCCTCCGCCTTGATCAGCCTGCCGCTCTGGCTGTGGCTTCTCAAACGCGTCGACAAGCATCGCCTCTGGTGCCTCACCATGCTAGCGGCGATTGCCTCCTTCATCTGGGTTCCGTTGCTGCCATTCGGCTCGGTCGTGGCCTTTGCCGGCATCTGCATCGTCACCGGCTTTGCCCTCGGGGCCGATCTCTCTTTGCCCCCGCCATGCAGGCCGACGTCGTTGACTGGGACCGGGTGCAGCACGGCACTGAGCGGGCAGGGCTGTTCTTTGCCTTCTCGAGCATGTCCGGGAAACTGTCCGCTGCACTCGCCATCGGCGTTGCCTTTCCCCTGCTGCAACTTCTTGGATTCGATCCAAAAATGGGTGAAACGGTTGGCAGCGTCGCGGCGCCGGGCAGCTTGGCCGTGGCCGTGA
- a CDS encoding nucleoside phosphorylase gives MAIGVVTGMVSEARLLEGLGYTVISAGGHAVATRAKAERLIRDGVTGLISFGIAGALDPSLRPGDLVVADAVILPDGTRVTCDASWQRKVQDSLPGARMGAVAGSSSAATTAPAKAALYAASRALIVDMESHHVADLARAHNLPFIVFRAVADTAEDDLPEAALVGLNEEGRPAIGAVLLSLFRKPWQLPALIRVALRSRAALAALLGGRAALL, from the coding sequence ATGGCCATCGGTGTCGTCACCGGCATGGTGTCCGAGGCAAGGCTGCTGGAAGGCCTTGGCTACACAGTCATTTCAGCCGGTGGCCATGCGGTGGCGACACGTGCCAAGGCGGAACGCCTGATCCGCGACGGTGTCACCGGGTTGATCAGCTTCGGTATCGCCGGCGCCCTCGATCCGAGCCTGCGGCCGGGCGATCTGGTGGTGGCTGATGCCGTCATCCTGCCGGATGGCACGCGGGTGACGTGCGATGCGTCCTGGCAGCGCAAGGTGCAGGACAGCCTCCCAGGCGCGCGCATGGGCGCCGTGGCTGGCTCCTCCAGTGCCGCAACCACAGCGCCGGCCAAGGCCGCGCTGTATGCTGCGTCCCGCGCCCTCATCGTTGATATGGAAAGCCATCACGTGGCCGACCTGGCGCGCGCCCACAATCTGCCGTTCATCGTGTTCCGCGCTGTCGCCGACACCGCAGAAGACGATCTGCCGGAGGCTGCTCTGGTCGGCCTCAACGAAGAAGGACGACCCGCGATCGGTGCCGTCCTTCTTTCACTTTTCAGAAAGCCCTGGCAGTTGCCGGCCTTGATCCGCGTCGCGTTGCGCTCCCGCGCTGCGCTGGCTGCCTTACTCGGCGGCCGCGCGGCCCTGCTTTAG